GATGCTTGCCGCAGCTCTCGCCCAAATCACGCATGTCCATGGTCAGCTTGCGATAGCCATAGACGCCACCACTCTCGAGCCACGCATGCTTGAGAAGACCCAACAGACGTTGATCGTCCTTTGCACGCAGGCTCATCGGTTGCGCCTTCCAGGCGTAGTAGCCGCTAGGGTGTACAGCCATGACCTTGCACAGTCGGCGAATGCTGTACTCACCTTCATGGCGCTTGATGAATGCGTACTTCACCCGGACTGCTTGGCAAAGTACGCTGCGGCCTTTTTTAGGATGTCGCGCTCCTCTGTGACTCGCTTGAGTTCAGCCTTCAGTCGTCGCAACTCCTCGGTTTGTGACACCTGTGCCGGCCGATCATGGGCAGGCGTTCCTTGAGCCTTGATCCATTGATAAAGGCTGTGCTGACTTACGCCTAGTCGGGCTGAAACATCGGCCACCTTATGGCCGCGCTCAGTGATCTGCTTGACTGCTTCGGTCTTGAATTCTTGGGGATATCTTTGGTTACTCATAGCACCTCCTATTGGGCCTTAGATTTGAGGCTCAGAGGTGTCTAGAAAACCCGGGGCGATTCAGACAGTGCTTGAGCTTTGGGAGTTGTATAGAAAGACCCCGAAATGGGCGAAGCTGGCGGCAAGAACAAAGTCCGACTATGAGGAATACAGCATAAAGCTACTCGAAGTCATGGGAGCGGTTCCTGCGTCCGTCATTCGGCCCACAGATATCGCCCGCTACCTGCGCGTGGAACGAGCCAACGCGCCGGTACGCGGGAATCGGGAGATCGCACTCCTTAGCAATCTGATGAGCGTTGCAATTGAGCGCGGCGATATTGATGCAAACCCGTGCAAGCAGGTCAAACGGAATTCTGAACGGGCACGGACTGAGGCTCCAGACCCAGCAGATCTAAGGGCGCTACTCACATGGCTTGAGAGCGGCACTCCTGCTCGCCGAATTCTTGCGCTCATGGCGGAGTTTGCCGCTCTGGCTGGATCTCGGAGGATCGAGTTTCTTGATATCCAGATTCCTCAACTTGATGTGGGAAACGGCGTCATCCGCTTGATGCGAGCTAAGCAGCACGGCGGCAGCAAGCGTCAAGAGACAATCAGCATGGGCCCTGCCATGCGTGACTTGGCCGAGAGAATGCTGCGTCTGCCACGTCCAGACACTTCACTGCATGTTTTCGTCAATCAGAAAGGGAACCCCGTCAAGGAAGCCGGGTTTACCACCGGGTGGCAGCGCGCGATGACCGAGGCACTGGATCTAAACATCATCAGTCGCCGCTTCACCTTCCACGACCTGAGGGCGTATTACACGACACAACACAAGGAGCGCTATGGGGCCCTGCCCGAGTTGCATGCAGATGCCACGACAACTGCACGCGTCTACGACCGATCCAAAGTCGCTAAGCGCCGGTCCTTGGGGTGATCGAATATTCCCATGGTGGGAATAAAAGCAAAAAAGCGCTACAGCTTTGATAGCTGTAGCGCTTGATATTGCTGGTAGGACGTGCGAGATTCGAACTCGCGACCAACGGATTAAAAGTCCGCTGCTCTACCAACTGAGCTAACGTCCCACACTTTGCGAGAAGATTGGAGCCCTTCAAGGACTTCTCTCAACTGGCAAGACTTCGATTATAGCCCAATTTTTATAGCACTCGAGCACATTTCCTGTTTTCACATAAAAGTCATCAGTGAGTCCCGCTTGCTGAAGGTCGGCGCCAGACATGCCGTGCTCTGCATTGGACAACCCCGCCCACGGTCCGGAGGCCTGCATTCCAACCTGCACGTCTGCTTACCGGGGCCTGTCTTCATTCCTTCAGAATCAATCGTCACCATCTGAACGGTCGCCGATTTCAACGCATTGAGAAGGAAAGCACATGATCCGCAAAGCAGCAACCGGGCTCGCCATTGCTTCGGCCGCAATCGCCCTGCCCCTGTCTTTTGCCCACGCCGCGCAGACCTGCTCCAGCAGCATCAACGACAGCACGATCAAGGGTGAAGTCTCCGTGCAAGGCAGCTGCACCATTCAGGGCAGCCGCATCGACGGCAACGTGATCATCCAGCCGGGATCGACATTGATCATCAAGGACACCACCGTGCTCGGCCCGATCAGCGGCGACAAGGTGAAAGCGCTGGACGTACAGGGCAGCAGCCTCGGCAAAGGCATCCTCGTCACTGGCAGCGTGGACAGCGTGAAGCTGACCCACACGTCCGTATACGGCGCACCCGTCATGCTGTCAGGTGCCAAGACGGTCGAGATAGCGAGCTCGAACGTCGGCGACTCGATGACGCTCAAGGACAACTCCCGCGTTCTGAACATCACCTACTCGACCATCAACAACGGTTTGAGCTGCAACCGGGGGATCGCATACAGAGCCGTCGGCAGCAACGTGAACGGCCAGGTGAGTTGTTGATGACGACGCCGTCATGACCGAGCCTCGCATGCTGATTCTTGCCAAACCTGGCGCTGATGTCGTGAGTCCGTTGAGCGCCGTCCTTGCCGCACTTGGAATTCATGCGGCGACCCCGTACCTTTCACCATCGAGCAACTGGCATCAATCTTTCACCAACCCAGGGCCCAGCCTCCCGCAAGTGAAAGATGTGCTGCTGCGTATTGGCGACGCAATTCAAGCCGCTGGTCTGCGGGCTTTCACATTGCGCTTTGACCAGATCCACGGCCCGCAGCCACACAATCCCGGCGACCCCATTCACTGGGAGTTTTTCACCAGCGAGAGGCCCAAGGAATTCGATGCAGTGATCACCTTCGTCAAGGATATGCAGACGCAACTGGGCGTCCCACGCGAGCGGGGACACCGGCCACACATCACGTGCCACTACCGCGCGCCCTGCTTG
This genomic stretch from Diaphorobacter sp. HDW4B harbors:
- a CDS encoding site-specific integrase, whose translation is MLELWELYRKTPKWAKLAARTKSDYEEYSIKLLEVMGAVPASVIRPTDIARYLRVERANAPVRGNREIALLSNLMSVAIERGDIDANPCKQVKRNSERARTEAPDPADLRALLTWLESGTPARRILALMAEFAALAGSRRIEFLDIQIPQLDVGNGVIRLMRAKQHGGSKRQETISMGPAMRDLAERMLRLPRPDTSLHVFVNQKGNPVKEAGFTTGWQRAMTEALDLNIISRRFTFHDLRAYYTTQHKERYGALPELHADATTTARVYDRSKVAKRRSLG